A part of Paenibacillus antri genomic DNA contains:
- a CDS encoding chromate transporter produces the protein MDSTTVLWELFATFLLIGAVSFGGGYSMIPVIEREVVHRHEWMTLPAFTDAIAVAGMSPGPIATNSAIFVGFRIAGVPGAIVATLGTILPSLIFILIAASFFYRVKRSKAVKNGFYGLRPIIAALIFYAATAFAIGNGVVPTSLEAFGWKTVVLFAIFAASLLALFKFKTHPIVVIILCGLVGAAVFS, from the coding sequence ATGGATTCGACGACGGTGTTGTGGGAGCTGTTCGCAACGTTTCTGTTGATCGGGGCCGTGTCGTTCGGCGGCGGGTATTCGATGATCCCCGTCATCGAACGGGAGGTCGTGCACCGGCACGAATGGATGACCTTGCCGGCGTTCACGGACGCTATCGCGGTCGCCGGCATGTCGCCGGGGCCGATCGCCACGAATTCCGCGATCTTCGTCGGCTTCCGCATCGCCGGCGTACCCGGCGCGATCGTCGCTACGCTCGGAACGATCCTTCCGTCATTGATCTTTATCTTGATCGCGGCGTCTTTCTTTTATAGAGTGAAAAGAAGCAAGGCGGTAAAGAACGGCTTCTACGGGCTGCGGCCGATCATCGCGGCGCTGATCTTCTACGCCGCGACCGCGTTCGCGATCGGCAACGGCGTCGTTCCGACGAGCCTCGAAGCGTTCGGCTGGAAGACGGTCGTCTTATTCGCGATTTTCGCGGCTTCGCTTCTTGCGCTCTTCAAGTTCAAGACGCATCCGATCGTCGTCATTATCTTATGCGGTCTCGTCGGAGCGGCCGTATTCAGTTAA
- a CDS encoding sensor histidine kinase encodes MNNLTSILVNVMLIAFPFLVIQTFSQRLPFHRAGPLTIGFFMGVPLVGCMFFPYTYGHGLTYDLKFIPLIAGTLYGGWPAGLALSLVSAAAGIYIAEAYWLEELAVAALIASLVAAARTKFFAASWLRKMLWAGVFSVATAALTFGGIAMFGETLPIDEALLFAAVQTGLLMTTLALGEHIRETDSVRSEIARMEKLTVSGSLAVLIAHELRNPLTTVNGFLQLIKRQHPSEQILYYVNTAMQELSEAEKIIHTYLTITTLKEAEKKHVSLSAGIDGALRDIWPAIEAKKIDLVNAVSDDITLYCNEDQLRLCLMHLLRNGANALHRGGRLTVSSYWKGKELAIVVSDNGVGMTEEQLEQLGMPKYNTRSSGTGTGLMYCFHFVHSLQGRLRIQSQPGRGTTVTVTVPALRTT; translated from the coding sequence ATGAACAATCTCACATCCATCCTGGTGAATGTCATGCTCATCGCTTTTCCGTTTCTCGTCATTCAGACGTTCTCGCAGCGCTTGCCGTTCCACCGCGCCGGTCCGCTCACGATCGGTTTTTTCATGGGCGTTCCGCTCGTCGGCTGCATGTTTTTCCCCTACACATACGGTCACGGTCTCACCTACGACCTTAAATTTATTCCGCTCATCGCCGGAACGTTATACGGAGGCTGGCCGGCCGGGCTGGCGCTGTCGCTCGTCTCCGCGGCCGCAGGGATCTATATCGCCGAAGCGTATTGGCTCGAGGAGCTGGCCGTCGCAGCGCTTATCGCGTCGCTCGTCGCCGCGGCGCGAACGAAGTTCTTCGCGGCGTCCTGGCTGAGGAAGATGTTGTGGGCGGGCGTCTTCTCCGTCGCGACGGCGGCGTTGACGTTCGGCGGCATTGCGATGTTCGGCGAGACATTGCCGATCGACGAGGCGCTTCTATTCGCCGCCGTTCAAACCGGGCTGCTGATGACGACGCTTGCGCTCGGCGAGCATATTCGCGAGACGGACTCGGTCCGTTCCGAGATCGCGCGGATGGAGAAGCTGACGGTCAGCGGCAGTCTCGCGGTGTTGATCGCGCATGAGCTTCGCAATCCGCTGACGACGGTCAACGGCTTCCTGCAATTGATCAAACGGCAGCATCCGTCCGAGCAGATTCTCTATTACGTCAATACGGCGATGCAAGAATTAAGCGAAGCGGAGAAAATCATTCATACCTACTTGACGATCACGACGCTGAAGGAAGCGGAGAAGAAACACGTCTCGCTCTCGGCGGGCATCGACGGCGCGCTCCGCGACATCTGGCCCGCGATCGAAGCCAAGAAGATCGATCTCGTGAACGCGGTGTCGGACGATATTACGCTGTATTGCAACGAAGATCAGCTAAGGTTATGCCTGATGCATCTGCTGCGCAACGGCGCCAACGCGCTGCACCGCGGAGGCCGGCTGACCGTCTCTTCGTATTGGAAGGGCAAGGAACTCGCGATCGTCGTGTCGGACAACGGCGTCGGCATGACGGAGGAGCAGCTGGAGCAGCTCGGCATGCCGAAGTACAACACGCGCAGCAGCGGGACGGGGACCGGGCTGATGTATTGTTTTCATTTCGTCCATTCGCTGCAAGGCCGACTCCGCATTCAGAGCCAGCCCGGGCGAGGAACGACCGTCACCGTGACGGTCCCGGCGCTTCGGACGACGTAG
- a CDS encoding electron transfer flavoprotein subunit alpha/FixB family protein, which translates to MSERDKDTAMPDWSAYRGVLIFVEQRGGRAKSVSWQLLGEGKKLADKLEVPLKAVVIGHDVERLAQEAVCYGADTVYLCDAPELKEYRTRPYSRVMLRLIEDAKPEIVLFGATATGRDLAGAIATHLPTGLTADTTELDVEPHPSRLLLASRPAFSEKMMATILCKQYRPQMATARAGVFQALPRDASRQGEIVRIECPLKEEDIATQVLDFLEEAGGVNLEEAEIIVAGGRGLGGPEAFRMLEALADALGGVVGASRAAVDAGWIKHEHQVGQTGQTVRPKLYFAIGISGAVQHTVGMSNAETIVAINRDENAPIFRIAHYGIVGDLFKIVPAITEQVKARRGVGGIARAKASETA; encoded by the coding sequence ATGAGCGAGAGGGATAAGGATACCGCCATGCCCGACTGGTCGGCGTATCGAGGCGTCTTGATTTTCGTCGAGCAGCGCGGCGGTCGAGCGAAGAGCGTCTCCTGGCAGCTGCTCGGCGAAGGGAAGAAGCTGGCCGACAAGCTGGAGGTGCCGCTGAAGGCAGTCGTCATCGGGCACGACGTCGAGCGGCTGGCGCAGGAAGCGGTCTGCTACGGCGCCGACACCGTCTACCTGTGCGACGCGCCCGAGCTGAAGGAGTACCGGACGCGCCCGTACAGCCGCGTGATGCTTCGCCTCATCGAAGACGCGAAGCCCGAGATCGTCTTGTTCGGCGCGACGGCGACGGGAAGGGACCTTGCGGGCGCGATCGCGACGCATCTGCCGACGGGGCTGACCGCGGACACGACGGAACTGGACGTGGAGCCGCATCCGTCTCGGCTGCTGCTGGCGAGCCGGCCGGCGTTTTCCGAGAAGATGATGGCTACGATTCTATGCAAGCAGTACCGGCCCCAGATGGCGACGGCGCGTGCCGGCGTGTTCCAAGCGCTGCCGCGCGACGCGTCGAGACAAGGCGAGATCGTGCGGATCGAATGCCCGCTGAAGGAGGAGGACATCGCGACGCAGGTGCTGGACTTCCTCGAGGAAGCCGGCGGGGTCAACCTGGAGGAGGCGGAAATCATCGTAGCGGGAGGCAGGGGGCTCGGCGGTCCCGAAGCGTTCCGGATGCTGGAAGCGCTTGCGGACGCGCTGGGCGGCGTCGTCGGCGCCTCTCGGGCGGCGGTCGACGCCGGGTGGATCAAGCATGAGCATCAGGTCGGCCAGACCGGGCAGACGGTGCGCCCGAAGCTGTATTTCGCGATCGGCATCTCCGGCGCGGTGCAGCATACGGTCGGCATGTCGAACGCCGAGACGATCGTCGCGATCAACCGCGACGAGAACGCGCCGATCTTCCGCATCGCCCATTACGGCATCGTCGGCGATTTGTTCAAGATCGTGCCGGCGATTACGGAGCAAGTCAAAGCGCGGCGCGGCGTCGGGGGCATCGCCCGAGCGAAGGCGTCGGAGACGGCGTAG
- a CDS encoding FAD-dependent oxidoreductase → MAEKFDAVVVGAGPAGAAAAMTMARAGLSVVLIERGEFPGAKNLFGGVLYRKQIEELVPEFWTERNAPIERHIVEQRIWLMGKESMVTLGHRNEAYKAPYNCFTGLRVKFDQWFANKAVEAGAIPVYETVVTDVIREGDKVVGVRTDREDGDLYANVVVIADGVNSLLGKAMGIHREWEPDQVSLAVKEVIALPREKIEDRFNLEGDEGVTIEFMGETSLGMAGMGFLYTNKETISLGVGVMVNHLRDKKVKPYAVLDAVKQHPMIRKLIQGGETKEYSGHLIPEGGYHSIPPLSGAGWVVCGDAAQLVNFVHREGTNLAMTSGRLAGEAIIRARAVENYSAASLSSYDRNIRESFVAKDLKKYKGMHQLLKDEDPELLFDKLPRAVNEAAYHMFLVDGETKAAKQRKAVEIIKKAAGGPMNLMKLGYKGWRAMNG, encoded by the coding sequence ATGGCGGAAAAGTTCGACGCGGTCGTCGTCGGCGCGGGACCGGCGGGCGCGGCGGCGGCCATGACGATGGCGCGGGCCGGATTGTCCGTGGTGCTGATCGAGCGGGGCGAGTTCCCCGGCGCGAAAAACTTGTTCGGAGGCGTGCTGTATCGCAAACAGATCGAAGAACTCGTGCCGGAGTTTTGGACGGAGCGGAACGCGCCGATCGAACGGCATATCGTGGAGCAGCGCATCTGGCTCATGGGCAAGGAATCGATGGTGACGCTCGGTCACCGGAACGAGGCGTATAAGGCGCCGTACAACTGCTTCACGGGCCTTCGGGTCAAGTTCGATCAATGGTTCGCGAACAAGGCGGTCGAGGCGGGCGCCATCCCCGTGTACGAGACGGTCGTCACCGACGTCATCCGGGAGGGCGACAAGGTCGTCGGCGTGCGGACCGATCGGGAGGACGGAGACCTGTACGCGAACGTCGTCGTCATCGCCGACGGCGTCAACTCGCTGCTCGGCAAGGCGATGGGCATACATCGGGAGTGGGAGCCCGATCAAGTGTCGTTGGCGGTGAAGGAGGTCATCGCGCTGCCGCGGGAGAAAATCGAGGACCGGTTCAACCTCGAGGGCGACGAAGGCGTGACGATCGAGTTCATGGGCGAGACGTCGCTCGGCATGGCCGGCATGGGGTTTCTCTACACGAACAAGGAGACGATCTCGCTCGGCGTCGGCGTCATGGTGAACCATCTGCGCGACAAGAAGGTGAAGCCGTACGCCGTGCTCGACGCGGTAAAGCAGCATCCGATGATAAGGAAGCTCATTCAAGGCGGCGAAACGAAGGAGTACTCCGGACATCTCATCCCCGAGGGCGGGTATCATTCGATTCCGCCGCTGTCGGGCGCCGGCTGGGTCGTCTGCGGCGACGCGGCGCAGCTCGTCAATTTCGTGCACCGCGAGGGCACCAATCTGGCGATGACGTCGGGGCGGTTGGCGGGAGAAGCGATCATACGGGCGCGGGCGGTCGAAAATTATTCCGCGGCCTCGCTCTCGTCCTACGACCGGAACATCCGCGAGTCGTTCGTGGCGAAAGACCTTAAGAAGTACAAAGGCATGCATCAGCTGCTGAAGGACGAAGATCCGGAGCTGTTGTTCGACAAGCTGCCGCGCGCGGTGAACGAGGCGGCGTACCACATGTTCCTCGTAGACGGGGAGACGAAGGCGGCGAAGCAGCGGAAGGCGGTGGAGATCATCAAGAAGGCGGCCGGCGGTCCGATGAATCTGATGAAGCTCGGCTACAAGGGATGGAGGGCGATGAACGGATGA
- a CDS encoding electron transfer flavoprotein subunit beta/FixA family protein: MLHIVVCVKQVPDSREIRIDPKDNTLIRQGVPSIVNFYDLHGLEEALRIKDELGARVTVVTMGPPPAEKGLKECISLGADEAVLVTDRGFAGADTLATSYVVAKTIRKVEETWGPVDLIFCGKQTLDGDTGQVGPGVACRLDTEQLTYVSKVVEVDEPSRTITVHRHLEDGVEVVQTRMPALITALKELNKVRRATLPGMLRAARYKPVVWTTADFPDIERSKIGLKGSPTIVSKTWVPEARKANTTMLPADTPQQAAEALADKLWASGLPERLGWA; the protein is encoded by the coding sequence TTGCTGCACATCGTCGTATGCGTAAAGCAAGTGCCCGACAGCCGTGAAATCCGCATCGATCCGAAGGACAATACGCTGATCCGCCAAGGCGTGCCCAGCATCGTCAACTTCTACGACCTGCACGGTCTCGAAGAAGCGCTGCGCATCAAAGACGAGCTCGGCGCGCGCGTCACGGTCGTGACGATGGGACCGCCCCCGGCGGAGAAGGGGCTTAAGGAATGTATCTCGCTCGGCGCGGACGAAGCGGTGCTCGTCACCGATCGCGGCTTCGCCGGGGCGGATACGCTGGCGACGTCGTACGTCGTCGCGAAGACGATCCGCAAGGTCGAGGAAACCTGGGGGCCGGTCGACCTCATCTTCTGCGGCAAGCAGACGCTCGACGGCGACACCGGTCAGGTCGGACCGGGCGTCGCCTGCCGGCTGGACACCGAGCAGCTGACGTACGTTTCCAAGGTCGTCGAGGTCGACGAACCGAGCCGTACGATTACGGTTCATCGCCATCTCGAAGACGGCGTCGAAGTGGTGCAAACCCGGATGCCGGCGCTCATCACCGCGCTCAAGGAGCTTAACAAGGTGCGCCGCGCGACGCTGCCGGGCATGCTCCGAGCCGCCCGGTATAAGCCTGTCGTCTGGACGACGGCGGATTTCCCCGATATCGAGCGGTCGAAGATCGGACTGAAGGGGTCGCCGACGATCGTCTCCAAGACGTGGGTGCCGGAAGCGCGCAAGGCGAATACGACGATGCTTCCGGCGGATACGCCGCAGCAAGCGGCGGAAGCGCTGGCCGACAAGCTGTGGGCGAGCGGGCTGCCCGAACGGCTCGGTTGGGCGTAA
- a CDS encoding AraC family transcriptional regulator gives MEDLDGRMRLHGTKEVHVLPDVRTTFQLFAAHLRRVDAPWSYPPHAHAMFELNVVTEGVQRFAIESKTLEQRPGDIAIVRPGERHAATADDGKTMAYFCLHFQADDPLLRRSLHALDRGLYPQGSEVERRIGPAISRLIELATADADAESAALRMRTLSAVYALLAALAEEPQPHRRSADKPAQAGGAARLAEAIAGRIERSVAEGPHGEAEDDAILRIARSLGYSPSHCARVFREAYGMSPRAYRSAVTLREAKLLLLDPFLTVEAIAAKLGYDDPATFSKQFRRWTGMSPREYRT, from the coding sequence ATGGAGGACCTAGATGGACGCATGCGGCTGCACGGCACGAAGGAGGTTCACGTCCTGCCGGACGTCCGGACGACGTTCCAGCTGTTCGCCGCGCACCTGCGGCGGGTCGACGCGCCGTGGTCGTACCCGCCGCATGCGCACGCCATGTTCGAGCTGAACGTCGTAACGGAAGGCGTACAGCGGTTCGCGATCGAGTCGAAGACGCTCGAACAGCGCCCCGGGGATATCGCGATCGTCCGGCCCGGCGAACGGCATGCGGCGACGGCGGACGACGGAAAGACGATGGCTTATTTCTGCCTTCATTTCCAAGCGGACGACCCGTTGCTGCGGCGAAGCTTGCATGCGCTCGATCGCGGGCTGTATCCGCAAGGCTCTGAGGTCGAGCGGCGGATCGGTCCGGCAATATCCCGCCTGATCGAGCTCGCCACCGCCGACGCCGACGCGGAATCCGCCGCGCTCCGCATGCGGACGCTGTCCGCCGTCTACGCGCTGCTCGCCGCCCTCGCCGAAGAGCCGCAGCCGCATCGGCGGAGCGCGGACAAGCCCGCCCAAGCAGGGGGCGCCGCGCGTCTCGCGGAGGCGATCGCCGGGCGCATCGAACGGTCGGTCGCCGAAGGCCCGCACGGCGAAGCGGAGGACGACGCGATATTGCGAATCGCCCGCTCCCTCGGCTACAGCCCGTCGCACTGCGCGCGCGTCTTTCGGGAAGCGTACGGCATGTCGCCGCGCGCGTACCGCTCCGCCGTCACGCTGCGCGAGGCGAAGCTGCTGCTGCTCGACCCGTTCCTCACCGTCGAAGCGATCGCGGCGAAGCTCGGCTACGACGACCCCGCGACGTTCAGCAAGCAGTTCCGCCGCTGGACCGGCATGTCGCCGAGGGAGTACCGGACGTAA
- a CDS encoding ferredoxin family protein, whose product MNGNSAVTDRLFTIRYKCDDQSHLIIKERDTCLKCTTKDCNYFCPSDVYEWDKQQKLTTVAYENCIECGTCRIACPSHNIHWVYPKGGHGITYKFG is encoded by the coding sequence ATGAACGGAAACAGCGCGGTGACGGATCGATTGTTTACGATCCGATACAAGTGCGACGATCAATCCCATCTGATCATTAAGGAGCGGGATACGTGCCTCAAGTGCACGACGAAGGATTGTAATTATTTCTGCCCGTCGGACGTGTACGAGTGGGATAAACAGCAGAAGCTCACGACGGTCGCGTACGAAAACTGCATCGAATGCGGCACGTGCCGCATCGCCTGCCCGTCGCACAACATCCATTGGGTGTATCCGAAAGGCGGGCACGGCATCACGTACAAGTTCGGCTGA
- the helD gene encoding RNA polymerase recycling motor HelD, which yields MHPTDPWAAERSRFEDVRRLIVDRLERLEPLAGEERDLVVDLRKQFWDDVTLNFGSYDEALETAANVTQQARLVSERERAHRALVRQIAGLKRLREAPYFGFVAFREEGGSPAAEHSVYIGSSTLLGDDGETLFVTDWRAPIASLYYDHQPGEEAAYESPDGLVRGEMTRKLQFLTERGNWVGAFDSGVTIGDALLGRMLATNSDARMKTIVSTIQKEQNAAIRNDDKRLLVVHGPAGSGKTSAALQRVAYLLYKHRDTLKSEQMLLFSPNPMFMSYVDTVLPELGEEPIGQTTFLQYLEHRFGREFEVEQPFDALEALLGETDEEAAARTERTVRAKSDPALLVELDDFVKRLAAETIPFRGIRLNGKTLVSRDAVRAVFASTDERLKLPDRLFAAKKLLLRKLSECEVAERDADWVTAELETVDADLLRLAYKEVRKRQRGRDAVFNENTLEERILRELIAKERFETLRRRVKRLRFIDMPELYVAFLRSRRSSDDLVWSGATERTAESLKSKRMPYDDAALYLHLRDALEGGRERRDVRHVLIDEAQDYSPLQLEYIKRLFPVARMTIVGDFRQAIFPFAAALHENDAMLRLYGEADTAFVPFSRCYRSTREIVGFAKRLLADGGSDIVPFDRPGERPVLVRADDQDAVYAAVAKDVRRLQEEGYGTIAVVAKTAADGAAAFERLQPLVDELALVTRETSRFPKGPCVVPSYLAKGVEFDAVLIADASERAYGKERERKLFYTACTRAMHRLRLYAAGPLSPFLRQVEPDAYVVEEAEIIGNESSATAAPESASVSYREET from the coding sequence TTGCATCCAACCGACCCCTGGGCAGCGGAACGAAGCCGATTCGAGGACGTGCGGCGCCTCATCGTCGACCGTCTCGAACGGCTCGAGCCCCTCGCAGGCGAAGAGCGCGATCTCGTCGTAGACCTGCGTAAGCAGTTCTGGGACGACGTCACCTTGAACTTCGGCTCGTACGACGAAGCGCTGGAGACGGCCGCCAACGTCACTCAGCAGGCGAGGCTGGTGAGCGAACGCGAACGCGCCCACCGCGCGCTAGTTCGTCAAATCGCCGGTCTGAAGCGGCTGCGCGAAGCGCCCTACTTCGGCTTCGTCGCCTTCCGCGAAGAAGGCGGCTCGCCCGCCGCGGAACACTCCGTCTACATCGGCTCTTCCACCCTGCTCGGCGACGACGGCGAGACGCTGTTCGTCACCGACTGGCGCGCGCCGATCGCGTCGCTCTATTACGATCATCAGCCCGGCGAAGAAGCGGCCTACGAATCGCCCGACGGGCTCGTTCGCGGCGAGATGACGCGCAAGCTCCAGTTCCTGACGGAGCGAGGGAATTGGGTCGGCGCGTTCGACAGCGGCGTCACGATCGGCGACGCGCTTCTCGGCCGCATGCTCGCGACGAACTCCGACGCGCGCATGAAGACGATCGTCTCGACGATCCAGAAGGAGCAGAACGCCGCCATCCGCAACGACGACAAGCGGCTGCTCGTCGTGCACGGGCCGGCCGGCAGCGGCAAGACGTCCGCCGCGCTGCAGCGGGTCGCGTATCTCCTTTACAAACATCGCGATACGCTGAAGTCCGAGCAGATGCTGCTCTTCTCGCCGAATCCGATGTTCATGAGCTACGTCGACACCGTCCTGCCGGAGCTCGGCGAGGAGCCGATCGGCCAGACGACCTTCCTGCAGTATCTCGAGCATCGATTCGGCCGCGAGTTCGAGGTCGAGCAGCCGTTCGACGCGCTCGAGGCGCTGCTCGGCGAGACGGACGAGGAGGCGGCCGCGCGAACCGAGCGAACCGTGCGCGCGAAGTCGGACCCGGCGCTGCTCGTCGAGCTCGACGACTTCGTCAAGCGGCTCGCGGCGGAGACGATCCCGTTCCGCGGCATTCGCCTGAACGGCAAGACGCTCGTCTCCCGCGACGCCGTCAGAGCCGTCTTCGCGTCGACGGACGAACGCCTGAAGCTCCCCGATCGGCTGTTCGCCGCGAAGAAGCTGCTGCTTCGCAAGCTTTCCGAATGCGAAGTCGCCGAGCGCGACGCGGATTGGGTAACCGCGGAGCTGGAGACGGTCGATGCGGACCTGCTGCGGCTGGCGTACAAGGAAGTGCGGAAACGGCAGAGAGGCCGAGACGCCGTCTTCAACGAGAATACGCTCGAAGAACGCATCCTTCGCGAACTGATCGCGAAGGAACGGTTCGAGACGCTGCGCCGCCGCGTCAAACGGCTTCGCTTCATTGACATGCCGGAATTGTACGTCGCTTTCCTTCGTTCAAGGCGCTCAAGCGACGATCTCGTCTGGTCGGGCGCGACCGAGCGAACCGCCGAATCGCTGAAGTCGAAGCGGATGCCGTACGACGACGCGGCGCTGTACCTCCACCTGCGCGACGCGTTGGAAGGGGGCCGCGAGCGGCGCGACGTAAGACATGTCCTCATCGACGAAGCGCAGGATTATTCCCCGCTCCAGCTGGAGTATATCAAGCGGCTGTTCCCGGTCGCGCGCATGACGATCGTCGGCGACTTCCGTCAAGCCATCTTCCCGTTCGCCGCAGCGCTTCACGAGAACGACGCCATGCTGCGGCTGTACGGCGAAGCGGACACCGCTTTCGTGCCGTTCTCGCGCTGTTACCGGTCGACGCGGGAGATCGTCGGCTTCGCCAAACGGCTGCTCGCGGACGGCGGCTCCGATATCGTGCCGTTCGATCGCCCCGGCGAGCGGCCCGTCCTCGTCCGCGCGGACGATCAAGACGCCGTCTACGCCGCCGTCGCGAAGGACGTTCGCCGCCTTCAAGAGGAAGGCTACGGCACGATCGCCGTCGTAGCGAAGACCGCCGCGGACGGCGCCGCCGCATTCGAGCGGCTGCAGCCGCTCGTCGACGAGCTCGCGCTCGTTACGAGAGAGACGTCTCGCTTCCCGAAGGGGCCGTGCGTCGTCCCCTCCTACTTGGCGAAGGGCGTAGAATTCGACGCCGTGCTCATCGCGGACGCTTCCGAGCGGGCATACGGCAAAGAGCGGGAGCGCAAGCTGTTCTATACCGCCTGCACCCGAGCGATGCACCGGCTGCGATTGTACGCGGCCGGCCCGCTGTCCCCGTTCCTGCGGCAGGTCGAGCCGGACGCCTACGTCGTCGAAGAAGCGGAAATCATTGGCAACGAATCGTCTGCAACCGCCGCGCCCGAGTCGGCGTCAGTATCGTATAGAGAAGAGACATAG
- a CDS encoding fumarylacetoacetate hydrolase family protein, whose translation MKLLTFVENGEFRLGVVTPTGVVDVAAATALLPSVGNVPTDVHAVIEGGNDAVGALAKLVEAAASDASVSSRVTRVEDELTYGPCVTHPNKIICVGLNYRKHAEETNAPIPKYPILFNKFNNTLTGKGHDVPLPRVSNEVDYEAELVIVIGKEAKYVDKAEALDYVFGYCNVNDLSARDLQMRTAQWLLGKSCDKFSPLGPYLVTADEVGDPNALDIRCIVNGEVRQSSNTSDMIFHCDEIVSYISQHMTLVPGDIILTGTPEGVVLGLPPEQRVYLQPGDVVTIEIEKLGSLTNRMVAE comes from the coding sequence ATGAAACTGCTAACGTTTGTTGAAAATGGGGAATTCCGTCTAGGCGTCGTAACGCCGACGGGCGTCGTCGACGTCGCCGCGGCGACGGCGCTGCTGCCGAGCGTCGGCAACGTGCCGACGGACGTGCATGCGGTCATCGAAGGCGGGAACGACGCGGTAGGCGCGCTCGCGAAGCTGGTCGAAGCGGCCGCTTCGGACGCGTCCGTCTCTTCTCGCGTTACGCGCGTCGAGGACGAGCTGACGTACGGACCTTGCGTCACGCATCCGAACAAGATCATCTGCGTGGGTCTCAACTACCGCAAGCATGCGGAGGAGACGAACGCGCCGATCCCGAAATATCCGATCTTGTTCAACAAATTCAACAACACGCTTACAGGCAAGGGCCATGACGTACCGCTGCCGCGCGTCTCGAACGAAGTCGACTACGAGGCGGAGCTCGTCATCGTCATCGGCAAGGAAGCGAAGTACGTCGACAAGGCGGAGGCGCTCGACTACGTCTTCGGGTATTGCAACGTGAACGACTTGTCCGCCCGCGACCTGCAGATGCGTACGGCGCAATGGCTGCTCGGCAAGTCGTGCGACAAGTTTTCGCCGCTCGGCCCGTATCTCGTGACGGCCGACGAAGTGGGCGATCCGAACGCGCTCGACATTCGCTGCATCGTGAACGGCGAAGTGCGCCAGAGCTCGAATACGTCGGACATGATTTTCCATTGCGACGAGATCGTCAGCTACATCTCGCAGCATATGACGCTCGTCCCGGGCGACATTATCTTGACGGGCACGCCGGAAGGCGTCGTGCTCGGCTTGCCGCCGGAGCAGCGCGTCTATCTGCAGCCGGGCGACGTCGTCACGATCGAGATCGAAAAGCTCGGTTCCCTGACGAACCGCATGGTCGCCGAATAA
- a CDS encoding chromate transporter, which produces MLRTGLESGIELNRRTWLERFRMLPSIFLCFLKIGPVTFGGGFAMIPLIEKEVVERRKWLETEDVADVFAVAQSVPGAVAINSATFIGYRLAGTAGAVAAMAGVLLPTFFIVLLLSVFFLQLHDHPKVEAALFGIRAGVVALICYAGCKIAKTAVVDKTTLGVAIAAMLALFAGLHPSFVIVGGFVLGIALVAWRARLGLKTEAKPEAESEEWGYMMGDGI; this is translated from the coding sequence GTGCTGCGAACCGGGCTGGAGAGCGGCATCGAACTGAACCGCCGCACATGGCTGGAACGCTTCAGAATGCTGCCGTCGATTTTCCTCTGCTTCCTAAAGATCGGTCCGGTCACGTTCGGAGGCGGCTTCGCGATGATTCCCTTGATCGAGAAGGAAGTCGTCGAACGCCGGAAATGGCTCGAAACCGAGGATGTCGCCGACGTCTTCGCGGTGGCGCAATCGGTTCCCGGAGCGGTGGCGATCAATTCGGCCACGTTCATCGGTTACCGATTGGCCGGAACGGCCGGCGCCGTCGCCGCGATGGCTGGCGTGCTGCTGCCGACGTTCTTCATCGTGCTGCTGCTATCCGTTTTCTTCCTGCAGCTGCACGACCATCCGAAGGTGGAAGCGGCGCTGTTCGGCATTCGCGCCGGGGTCGTCGCTTTGATTTGTTATGCGGGATGCAAGATCGCCAAGACGGCCGTCGTCGACAAGACGACGCTCGGCGTCGCGATCGCTGCGATGCTGGCGCTGTTCGCGGGGCTTCACCCGTCGTTCGTCATCGTCGGCGGTTTCGTTCTCGGGATCGCCCTCGTCGCCTGGCGGGCGCGTCTCGGGTTGAAGACGGAAGCGAAGCCGGAAGCGGAATCGGAGGAATGGGGCTACATGATGGGAGATGGCATCTAG